In the genome of Pseudoliparis swirei isolate HS2019 ecotype Mariana Trench chromosome 3, NWPU_hadal_v1, whole genome shotgun sequence, one region contains:
- the flrt1a gene encoding leucine-rich repeat transmembrane protein FLRT1, with translation MFTIMAPVGVAKLRARLFLLFLCLTLRAGMLQFTTATIQGYIGERDMICPSVCRCDEDFIYCNDRGLSSIPSLPPSASILYFQNNQINNPGLPTSLERQLAIRVVYLYDNELDEFPVHLPPSVRELHLQDNNIRTIPRSALGRMPLLEKLHLDDNSISTVSIEDQAFADNPRLRLLFLSRNHLSSIPSGLPASLEELRLDDNRISTIPTHAFRGLVSLRCLVLDGNLLANQRIADDTFSRLSNLTDLSLVRNSLQTPPINLPSTHLQRLSLQENALTHMPRGSLDGMHRLLRLDLSGNNLTTLPKGLFKDLDSLGQLLVRGNPWHCGCNLRWLYDWLHARGNSITVRGLTCHGPDRVRDMALIDLTSEMEECEVVRTAGTRDRVGGSGVDSSTTHTPPQGSLFTLRSKRPGLGLPDSGLDYTLSSSGVGKSLALNVKPLSHNSIRVTWSVAQPSSSFRLSWLRLGTGNAMGSITETLVRGDRREYLLTSLQPRSSYIICMVPLAASSESKGTISGDPDPDEALVCAKAETSDLTPVEEEENEDSKHMTVLPLAGIIGGATAIVSLALICCIFCWYGHRTGHLCSRDHYTRSNSRKNKTYDDYIESGTKKDNTILEIRSPGFQMTPMAACQPMQPKPLREDYIIHTIFPSNGTGLYKSDTHVSNAGHGTNRGYREGEIPDIDYCYT, from the coding sequence ATGTTCACCATAATGGCACCTGTAGGTGTGGCGAAGCTGCGGGCCCGACTCTTTCTGCTGTTTCTTTGCTTGACACTACGTGCCGGCATGCTTCAGTTCACTACAGCCACGATACAAGGGTATATTGGGGAGAGGGACATGATATGCCCATCTGTATGCAGGTGCGATGAGGACTTTATCTACTGTAATGATCGTGGCCTGAGCTCCATCCCTTCACTGCCTCCTTCGGCGTCCATCCTCTACTTTCAGAACAACCAGATAAACAACCCGGGTTTGCCCACCTCCTTGGAGCGCCAGCTTGCCATCCGTGTGGTCTACCTGTATGATAATGAACTGGATGAATTCCCTGTGCACCTGCCACCATCTGTTCGTGAACTGCATTTACAGGACAACAACATACGCACTATTCCTCGTAGTGCGCTGGGTCGGATGCCCTTGCTAGAGAAGCTCCACTTGGACGACAATTCAATTTCCACCGTCAGCATTGAGGACCAGGCCTTTGCTGACAACCCACGGTTGCGCCTACTGTTTCTCTCCCGCAACCACCTGTCCAGTATCCCCTCAGGACTGCCTGCCTCACTGGAAGAACTCCGTCTGGATGACAACCGTATCTCCACTATTCCAACCCACGCCTTCCGAGGCCTCGTTTCACTTAGATGTCTTGTCCTGGATGGGAACCTTTTGGCAAATCAGCGCATTGCGGATGACACATTCTCCCGCCTTTCCAACTTAACCGATTTGTCCCTAGTCCGTAACTCCCTCCAGACCCCACCTATCAACCTGCCCAGCACACATCTGCAGCGCCTATCTCTGCAGGAAAATGCCCTGACTCATATGCCACGGGGTTCCTTGGATGGCATGCACAGGCTGCTGAGGCTGGATCTGTCAGGAAACAACTTGACCACTCTGCCGAAAGGACTGTTCAAAGACCTGGACAGCCTGGGCCAGCTTCTGGTGCGAGGCAATCCTTGGCACTGTGGCTGCAACCTGCGTTGGCTGTATGACTGGCTGCATGCCCGCGGCAACTCCATCACTGTCAGAGGTCTCACATGCCATGGGCCTGACAGGGTGCGAGACATGGCTTTGATAGACCTGACCAGCGAGATGGAGGAGTGTGAGGTGGTGAGGACAGCAGGGACCAGAGACAGAGTGGGCGGCAGTGGAGTCGATAGCTCTACCACTCACACCCCTCCACAGGGTTCTCTCTTCACCCTCCGCTCGAAGCGACCTGGCCTGGGGCTTCCTGACTCTGGCTTAGACTACACTCTTAGCAGCAGCGGTGTGGGGAAGAGCTTGGCTCTCAACGTGAAGCCTCTCTCTCACAACAGTATCCGTGTTACCTGGAGCGTAGCCCAGCCAAGCTCCTCCTTCAGGCTAAGTTGGCTCCGACTGGGCACTGGTAATGCCATGGGATCAATCACGGAGACTCTTGTCCGGGGTGACCGTCGTGAGTACCTCCTTACCTCTCTCCAACCACGCTCCAGCTATATCATCTGCATGGTACCCCTCGCGGCCAGTTCAGAAAGCAAAGGGACAATTTCTGGAGATCCTGACCCTGATGAAGCTCTCGTGTGTGCAAAAGCTGAGACGTCTGACCTCACCCctgtggaagaggaagagaatgaAGACTCAAAGCATATGACCGTCCTGCCACTGGCAGGGATTATTGGTGGGGCTACCGCCATTGTATCTTTGGCTCTTATTTGCTGCATCTTTTGTTGGTATGGGCACAGGACTGGGCATTTGTGCTCTCGTGACCACTACACTCGCAGCAACTCCCGAAAAAACAAGACATATGATGATTACATTGAGTCAGGCACAAAGAAGGACAATACCATCTTGGAAATCCGCAGTCCAGGATTCCAGATGACGCCTATGGCGGCTTGCCAACCAATGCAGCCGAAACCCCTCCGAGAGGATTACATCATTCATACCATATTCCCCTCCAATGGCACTGGCCTGTACAAAAGTGACACCCATGTTTCTAATGCAGGACATGGCACCAACCGCGGCTATAGAGAAGGGGAAATCCCAGATATAGACTACTGTTACACATGA